A stretch of the Vigna radiata var. radiata cultivar VC1973A chromosome 9, Vradiata_ver6, whole genome shotgun sequence genome encodes the following:
- the LOC106773346 gene encoding uncharacterized protein LOC106773346, whose amino-acid sequence MAKFLFVCFCLANTLLSLTNAANQPQIIFQSTSTLSSNPSVQSPADQRLETIEPSIGRKLGKHQRNEIRSSDTRNPAPSEAPKSEKNVHSGSEGSIPSNERTSIEAENGVLGSHHGQIHLTRQHHHSFDKSIAGAGVILGGLATTFLVSVFCYIRATERNKIETTA is encoded by the coding sequence ATGGCAAAGTTTCTTTTTGTATGCTTTTGTTTAGCAAATACCCTTTTGAGTCTAACCAATGCTGCAAACCAACctcaaattatttttcaatctaCTTCAACATTATCTTCAAACCCTTCTGTTCAGAGTCCTGCTGACCAGAGATTAGAGACAATTGAACCCTCTATTGGAAGGAAACTTGGTAAGCACCAACGTAACGAAATCAGGTCCTCTGATACCAGAAATCCTGCCCCGTCTGAAGCAccgaaaagtgaaaaaaatgtgCATTCTGGTTCTGAAGGGAGCATTCCTAGTAATGAAAGAACTTCTATTGAAGCAGAAAATGGAGTTTTGGGTTCTCATCATGGTCAGATTCATTTGACGAGGCAGCACCACCACTCGTTTGACAAGTCCATAGCAGGGGCAGGAGTCATTCTTGGAGGTCTTGCCACCACATTCTTGGTGTCAGTTTTCTGCTATATAAGAGCTACTGAAAGGAACAAGATAGAAACAACAGCTTag